Proteins from one Nicotiana tabacum cultivar K326 chromosome 23, ASM71507v2, whole genome shotgun sequence genomic window:
- the LOC107787794 gene encoding bax inhibitor 1 encodes MEGFTSFFNSQSASRNRWSYDSLKNFRQISPLVQTHLKQVYLTLCCALVASAAGVYLHILWNIGGLLTTLACMGSMVWLLLSSPYQEQKRVALLMAAALFEGASIGPLIKAGIDFDPSIVIGAFVGCAVVFGCFSAAAMVARRREYLYLGGLLSSGVSLLCWLQLASSIFGGSMALFKFELYFGLLVFVGYIVVDTQEIIEKAHLGDLDYVKHALTLFTDFVAVFVRILIIMLKNASEKEEEKKKRRRD; translated from the exons ATGGAAGGTTTTACCTCGTTCTTCAACTCGCAATCGGCGTCGCGCAACCGCTGGAGTTACGATTCTCTCAAAAACTTCCGCCAGATCTCTCCTCTCGTTCAAACTCATCTCAAGCAg GTCTATCTTACTCTATGCTGTGCTTTAGTAGCATCAGCTGCTGGGGTTTACCTTCACATTCTTTGGAATATTGGTGGCTTACTCACAACACTGGCTTGCATGGGAAGCATGGTGTGGCTTTTGTTGAGTTCTCCTTATCAAGAG CAAAAAAGGGTGGCACTTCTGATGGCGGCTGCACTCTTTGAAGGGGCTTCTATTGGTCCTCTGATTAAAGCGGGCATTGACTTCGACCCAAG CATTGTGATTGGGGCTTTTGTAGGTTGTGCTGTGGTATTTGGTTGCTTCTCAGCTGCTGCCATGGTGGCAAGGCGCAGAGAGTACTTGTACCTTGGGGGCCTTCTTTCATCAGGTGTCTCCCTCCTCTGTTGGTTGCAACTGGCGTCCTCCATCTTTGGTGGTTCCATGGCCCTTTTCAAGTTTGAG TTGTATTTTGGGCTCTTGGTGTTTGTGGGCTACATTGTTGTTGACACCCAGGAGATTATTGAGAAGGCTCACTTGGGTGATTTGGACTACGTTAAGCATGCATTGACCCTATTTACAGACTTTGTTGCTGTCTTTGTGCGTATTCTGATCATCATG ctGAAGAATGCATCtgagaaggaagaagagaagaagaaaaggaggagAGACTAG
- the LOC107787793 gene encoding uncharacterized protein LOC107787793: protein MEFQLTSFSATTTTDISDLQKAWHIFALLLSTGRPARPSELSSKCTLFSTSPEFIEFLCFIPNSPLHLTSNYFVTFSQLGFVSTVKFFANANVSPAYVPQLEFRGFQMRRESECVFRTYYRKRKRARSEVEYSYVVTKRGCFNNFDVEQGSQVMVNLPSMTRRICGQAYLPNGSLSCGMNQLTRIPVSLACDFNRVYEMFRTSSIIEGSARPSSSRLKCVEYECEEEIDKGKNNNNKRENSCKTNFVHKPICKSKILSHSVFNAPKSTAVESITDPVLQLKPLHISSLETTCTSITAETVDTKESKINSDINSCTKVDKEMEILLSAADTSVQGFEKMTQMENFVEGNEEEPASYPVNNRNINCTEIHPAKADKSPQDTPLENATMGCTTAFLHMETAKTDMPPQNHAILVHTQSAGQKQLGKSSPNSKPFQRDVLDHREQRSSKALKIHNAASLLLDKAQLRRDAKSIPMKLKHTQNYDLGVSIIERNGNPNENGENFVCNSTKNQSEQKQLPNLEFYTVEDEEGSGGYGTVYRARRKSDGVKFAIKCPHPNANKQHVLNELKMLERFGGKNFVIKYEGSFKNGNSDCLVLEHVEHDRPEVLKRDIDVSQLRWYGYCMFRALAGLHKQGIVHRDVKPGNFLFSTKANKGYLIDFNLALDLHQKYGTSDKTKLSHATSSNNGPIPVAKSLPPIKQRKYIAKPEEGIKQEAGKGIKSLIRPKNLKRKADQEKISADIAYRSIKKSQGADGSGITSAKDATSNRTPSAERLREPLPSQGRKELINLVQEALQGSNHGETNGPTSKRKRVAATPGKAERKYVYPTPMPLHSSGIAIGGAGLLKSKGDGKHKREGPCVGTKGFRAPEVLFRSVHQGTKLDIWSAGVTLLYFIIGRTPFAGDPDQNIKEIVKLKGSEDLWEVAKLHNRESSFPADLFDLKSLSPVRLRDWCLRNTRKQGFLEIIPHSLIDLVDKCLTANPRLRISAEEALRHEYFSPCHEALRKHRLYRQGLSQEIQDPVSTLPLPENSETCGVL, encoded by the exons ATGGAATTTCAACTAACCTCATTCTCCGCCACCACCACTACTGATATTTCCGACCTACAAAAAGCATGGCATATTTTCGCTCTTCTATTATCAACAGGACGACCAGCTCGGCCGTCGGAGCTTTCATCCAAATGCACCTTATTTTCTACTTCCCCGGAATTCATCGAATTTCTCTGTTTCATTCCTAATTCTCCTCTCCATTTGACGAGCAATTACTTCGTCACTTTTTCTCAATTAGGATTTGTATCAACCGTGAAATTCTTCGCTAATGCGAATGTGTCTCCGGCTTACGTACCTCAGCTGGAGTTTCGAGGTTTCCAGATGAGACGAGAGAGTGAGTGTGTATTTAGGACTTACTATAGGAAAAGGAAGAGAGCTAGATCGGAGGTTGAGTATTCATACGTGGTTACTAAAAGAGGATGCTTCAACAATTTTGACG ttgAGCAAGGAAGCCAAGTGATGGTGAATTTGCCTTCAATGACTCGGAGGATTTGTGGACAG GCATATCTCCCCAATGGCAGTTTGAGTTGTGGCATGAATCAGTTGACAAGAATACCAGTGTCATTGGCTTGCGACTTCAATAgagtttatgagatgttcagaactTCTTCGATAATTGAAGGTAGTGCCAGACCATCAAGTTCTAGACTTAAATGTGTTGAATATGAATGTGAAGAGGAGATAGACaaaggaaagaacaacaacaacaaaagagagAACAGTTGTAAAACAAATTTTGTACATAAACCTATCTGTAAATCTAAAATTCTTAGTCACAGCGTGTTCAACGCCCCTAAATCAACCGCAGTTGAAAGTATCACAGATCCCGTACTTCAGCTAAAGCCACTTCACATTAGTTCATTGGAAACCACATGTACCAGTATAACTGCTGAGACGGTTGAtacaaaagaaagcaaaataaaCTCTGACATAAATTCCTGTACAAAAGTGGACAAAGAAATGGAAATTCTGCTATCTGCAGCTGATACTTCAGTCCAAGGTTTTGAAAAGATGACTCAAATGGAAAATTTTGTGGAAGGCAACGAAGAAGAACCCGCTTCTTATCCTGTTAATAATAGAAACATTAACTGCACTGAGATTCATCCAGCAAAGGCGGACAAATCCCCTCAAGATACTCCTTTAGAGAATGCTACCATGGGATGCACGACAGCATTTCTCCACATGGAAACAGCAAAAACAGATATGCCTCCACAGAATCATGCCATCTTAGTGCACACACAATCTGCGGGTCAGAAGCAGCTCGGAAAATCATCCCCTAATTCTAAACCCTTTCAACGGGATGTACTAGATCACAGGGAGCAAAGGTCTTCCAAGGCACTGAAGATTCACAATGCTGCCAGTCTGCTTCTCGACAAAGCGCAACTCAGAAGAGATGCAAAGTCAATCCCCATGAAACTGAAGCACACACAGAACTATGACTTGGGTGTGAGTATTATAGAGAGGAATGGAAATCCAAATGAAAATGGGGAAAATTTCGTATGTAACTCCACAAAA AATCAATCAGAGCAAAAACAATTGCCTAACCTTGAGTTCTATACTGTGGAGGACGAAGAGGGTTCAG GTGGTTATGGGACAGTGTACAGGGCAAGGAGAAAGAGTGATGGAGTGAAGTTTGCAATTAAAT GTCCTCACCCAAATGCTAACAAACAACATGTCCTTAATGAGTTGAAGATGCTGGAGCGCTTTGG GGGAAAGAACTTTGTAATTAAGTATGAAGGATCATTCAAGAATGGAAATTCTGATTGCCTTGTTCTAGAGCATGTCGAGCATGATAGACCAGAG GTCTTGAAAAGAGATATAGATGTTTCCCAGCTCCGGTGGTATGGCTATTGCATGTTCAGGGCACTTGCTGGTTTACACAAACAG GGTATTGTTCATAGAGATGTTAAACCTGGAAACTTTCTTTTTTCTACCAAGGCTAATAAAGGTTACCTCATTGACTTTAACCTTGCCCTG GATCTGCACCAGAAATATGGAACATCAG ACAAGACAAAGTTGAGCCACGCCACAAGCTCTAATAATGGTCCTATACCCGTTGCCAAGTCTCTTCCTCCAATTAAACAAAGAAAATACATTGCAAAACCTGAGGAAGGCATCAAACAGGAAGCAGGAAAAGGCATTAAGTCTCTAATACGACCCAAAAACCTGAAAAGGAAGGCTGACCAAGAAAAGATCAGCGCAGATATTGCATATAGGAGTATTAAAAAAAGTCAAGGTGCTGATGGTTCGGGGATAACCTCAGCAAAGGATGCAACAAGCAATAGGACACCATCAGCTGAAAGGTTGAGAGAACCCCTTCCATCTCAAGGTAGGAAGGAGCTGATTAACCTGGTGCAAGAAGCACTTCAAGGTTCAAATCATGGAGAAACGAATGGTCCAACTTCCAAGAGAAAAAGGGTTGCTGCAACTCCTGGAAAAGCAGAAAGGAAGTATGTTTACCCAACTCCAATGCCATTGCATTCATCTGGAATTGCCATTGGTGGTGCTGGTTTGCTGAAAAGCAaag GGGACGGGAAACACAAGCGAGAAGGACCATGTGTTGGAACTAAGGGTTTCAGAGCTCCAGAG GTGCTATTCCGATCTGTACATCAAGGTACAAAACTTGATATTTGGTCAGCTGGTGTCACCTTACTCTATTTCATTATTGGCCGAACACCATTTGCAGGAGATCCTGACCA GAACATAAAGGAAATCGTCAAATTGAAAGGAAGTGAAGATTTGTGGGAAGTGGCCAAACTACACAACCGAGAATCTTCATTTCCAGCG GATTTATTTGACCTAAAATCTCTGTCGCCTGTAAGATTACGAGATTGGTGTTTAAGAAACACCCGAAAACAAGGTTTTCTAGAGATCATTCCACACTCACTTATCGATCTTGTGGACAAGTGTTTAACTGCGAATCCAAGATTGAGGATTAGTGCAGAGGAAGCCCTCCGGCATGAGTACTTCTCTCCATGCCATGAAGCTTTGAGAAAGCATAGGCTTTATCGTCAAGGGCTCAGCCAAGAGATCCAAGACCCAGTGTCTACACTTCCCTTACCAGAAAATTCTGAAACATGTGGAGTATTGTAA